The following proteins come from a genomic window of Geminicoccaceae bacterium SCSIO 64248:
- a CDS encoding LysR family transcriptional regulator has translation MQRDELGDLAAFIAVARERSFTRAAAQLGTSQSALSHTVRRLEERLKVRLLTRTTRNVVPTEAGERLFGTVAPRLEEIGAELDSLSAYQAKPAGTIRITAGEHAADAVLWPGLATFVAAYPDIRIEITVDYGMTDIVAERYDAGVRLGEQVAKDMIAARIGPDMRMAVVASPGYFERQPKPRAPQDLTGHACINLRLPTYGGLYAWEFEKGGRELKVRVEGQLVFNTSALRLEAALAGLGIAYMPEDQVAPHVAQGRLVRVLKDWCPPFPGYHLYYPSRRQASPAFTLMVDALRYRG, from the coding sequence ATGCAGCGCGACGAACTCGGTGACTTGGCCGCCTTCATTGCGGTCGCGCGCGAGCGAAGCTTCACCCGCGCCGCCGCGCAGCTGGGCACGTCGCAATCCGCGCTCAGCCATACGGTCCGCCGGCTCGAGGAACGGCTGAAGGTGCGCCTGCTGACCCGGACGACCCGGAACGTCGTCCCGACCGAGGCGGGCGAGCGCCTGTTCGGCACCGTCGCGCCGCGGCTCGAAGAGATCGGCGCCGAACTCGACTCCCTGAGCGCCTACCAGGCCAAGCCGGCCGGCACGATCCGCATCACGGCGGGCGAGCATGCAGCGGACGCCGTGCTCTGGCCGGGCCTCGCGACGTTCGTCGCGGCCTATCCCGACATCAGGATCGAGATCACGGTCGATTACGGCATGACCGACATCGTCGCCGAGCGTTACGACGCCGGCGTGCGCCTGGGCGAGCAGGTGGCCAAGGACATGATCGCCGCGCGCATCGGTCCGGACATGCGCATGGCGGTGGTCGCGTCGCCCGGCTATTTCGAGCGGCAGCCGAAGCCCCGCGCGCCGCAGGACCTGACCGGACACGCCTGCATCAATCTTCGCCTGCCGACCTATGGCGGCCTGTACGCCTGGGAGTTCGAGAAGGGCGGACGCGAGCTCAAGGTGCGGGTCGAGGGGCAACTGGTCTTCAACACCAGCGCCCTCAGGCTGGAGGCGGCCCTGGCCGGTCTCGGGATCGCCTACATGCCGGAGGACCAGGTGGCGCCGCATGTCGCCCAGGGACGCCTCGTCCGGGTGCTGAAGGACTGGTGTCCCCCTTTTCCCGGCTACCACCTCTATTATCCGAGCCGCCGGCAGGCCTCGCCGGCCTTCACCCTCATGGTCGACGCGCTGCGCTATCGCGGCTGA
- a CDS encoding xanthine dehydrogenase family protein molybdopterin-binding subunit yields the protein MRFDSPAGPNPSDRTTVLGQPVLRIDGPIKTTGTAPYAYERHDVAPSQLVGYPLGSAIAKGRVIAMDTSAAERAPGVVGVVTTLQMDPLPKARMNIAYLFGGDQIQHYHQAIAVVVAQNFEQARAAAALIRVEYQADETARFDLAAANEAQGHEDVDPLQSVGDFDGAYAEAPVKLDATYTTPGQSHAMMEPHATIAQWDGDRLTVWTSNQMIAWSHEALATAFGLPKENVRLDSPYIGGGFGGKLFLRSDAILAALAARQVGRPVKVALPRPMIANNTTHRGQTIQRIRIGATEDGRITAVAHDNISNTLPGGRGEIGARPTQHFYAGPNRLLVHRPAVMHLPESNAMRAPGETAGLMTLEIAMDEMAGMLDMDPVAFRIVNDIMVDPANAERPFSERHFVECLRVGAEAFGWADRNRVPGARREGAWLIGHGVAGAYRGAPVDTSGARVRLQPDGSLIVETDMTDIGTGSYTIIAQTAAEMLGLPVEAVTVELGDSAYPVSAGSGGQFGAASATAGVYAACVALRQRIAERMGVDAEALDFSDRAVRRGNTSTPLAEIAADGEIVAEDSIEFGDFRDDDYVLSTFGAHFAEIAVHALTGEIRVRRMLAVCDAGRILNPVTARSQVIGAMTMGVGGALMEELVVDTRYGFFVNHDLAGYEVPVHADIPSQEVIFLDTPDPVSTPLKAKGVGELGLCGVSAAIANAVHNATGIRVRDYPITLDKLLDRLPEVA from the coding sequence ATGCGTTTCGACAGCCCCGCCGGACCCAACCCGTCCGATCGCACGACCGTGCTCGGCCAGCCGGTGCTTCGCATCGACGGCCCGATCAAGACCACGGGCACCGCGCCCTATGCCTATGAACGGCACGACGTCGCCCCGAGCCAACTCGTCGGCTATCCTCTGGGCTCGGCCATCGCCAAGGGCCGGGTCATCGCGATGGATACGAGCGCAGCCGAGCGCGCCCCCGGTGTCGTCGGCGTCGTAACGACGCTGCAGATGGACCCGCTGCCGAAGGCGCGCATGAACATCGCGTATCTGTTCGGCGGCGACCAGATCCAGCACTACCACCAGGCGATCGCCGTCGTCGTCGCCCAGAACTTCGAGCAGGCGCGGGCCGCGGCGGCCCTTATCCGGGTCGAGTACCAGGCGGACGAGACGGCCCGTTTCGATCTGGCCGCCGCCAACGAGGCGCAAGGCCACGAGGACGTCGACCCTCTCCAGAGCGTCGGCGACTTCGACGGCGCCTACGCCGAGGCGCCGGTCAAGCTCGACGCCACCTACACGACGCCCGGCCAGAGCCACGCGATGATGGAGCCCCACGCGACCATCGCACAGTGGGACGGCGACCGGCTCACCGTCTGGACCTCCAACCAGATGATCGCCTGGAGCCACGAGGCGCTGGCCACCGCCTTCGGCCTGCCGAAGGAAAACGTCCGCCTCGACTCGCCCTATATCGGCGGCGGCTTCGGCGGAAAGCTGTTCCTCCGTTCCGACGCGATCCTTGCGGCCCTTGCGGCGCGCCAGGTCGGCCGGCCGGTCAAGGTCGCCCTGCCTCGCCCGATGATCGCCAACAACACGACCCATCGCGGCCAGACGATCCAGCGCATCCGCATCGGCGCGACAGAGGACGGCCGCATCACGGCCGTCGCGCACGACAACATCTCCAACACGCTGCCCGGCGGTCGCGGCGAGATCGGCGCGCGGCCGACGCAGCACTTCTACGCCGGCCCGAACCGGCTGCTGGTCCACCGGCCTGCCGTGATGCACCTGCCCGAGAGCAACGCCATGCGGGCGCCCGGCGAGACGGCAGGGCTGATGACGCTCGAGATCGCCATGGACGAGATGGCCGGAATGTTGGACATGGATCCGGTCGCGTTCCGGATCGTCAACGACATCATGGTCGACCCGGCCAACGCCGAGCGGCCCTTCTCCGAGCGCCATTTCGTCGAGTGTCTGCGCGTCGGCGCCGAGGCTTTCGGCTGGGCCGACCGCAACCGGGTGCCGGGTGCGCGGCGCGAGGGCGCGTGGCTGATCGGGCACGGCGTCGCCGGGGCCTATCGTGGTGCGCCGGTCGACACGTCGGGCGCACGCGTGCGCCTGCAGCCCGATGGATCGCTCATCGTCGAAACCGACATGACCGACATCGGCACGGGCAGCTACACGATCATCGCGCAGACCGCAGCCGAGATGCTGGGGCTTCCGGTCGAGGCGGTCACGGTCGAGCTCGGCGACTCCGCCTACCCGGTCTCGGCCGGCTCGGGCGGGCAGTTCGGCGCCGCCAGCGCGACGGCCGGCGTGTACGCGGCCTGCGTCGCGCTGCGGCAGCGCATCGCCGAGCGGATGGGCGTCGATGCCGAAGCGCTCGATTTCAGCGACCGGGCGGTTCGGCGCGGCAACACGTCCACGCCGCTCGCCGAGATCGCGGCCGATGGCGAGATCGTCGCCGAGGACAGCATCGAATTCGGCGATTTCCGTGACGACGACTACGTCCTCTCGACGTTCGGCGCGCATTTCGCCGAAATAGCCGTCCACGCCCTTACGGGCGAGATCCGGGTCCGCCGCATGCTCGCGGTCTGCGACGCCGGTCGGATCCTCAATCCGGTCACCGCGCGCAGCCAGGTGATCGGCGCGATGACCATGGGCGTCGGCGGCGCGTTGATGGAGGAGCTCGTCGTCGATACGCGCTACGGGTTCTTCGTCAACCACGACCTCGCCGGCTACGAGGTTCCGGTGCATGCGGACATTCCCAGCCAGGAGGTGATCTTCCTCGACACCCCCGATCCGGTGTCGACGCCCCTCAAGGCCAAGGGTGTCGGCGAGCTGGGCTTGTGCGGTGTCAGCGCGGCGATCGCCAACGCCGTACACAACGCCACCGGCATTCGCGTGCGCGACTACCCGATCACGCTCGACAAGCTGCTCGATCGGCTGCCGGAAGTCGCCTGA
- the paoA gene encoding aldehyde dehydrogenase iron-sulfur subunit, translating to MSENAERADWEPGGLGLTRRETLIVTAASAVAVSVPTFADAQPAGSDASGVSRFALTVNGRSRELEIDMRTTLLDALREHLHLTGSKKGCDHGQCGACTVMVNGRRINSCLTLAVMHQGDEVTTIEGLGTPDDPHPMQAAFVKHDGYQCGYCTPGQICSAVAVLGEIKAGIPSHVSADIVAASAVTPDEIRERMSGNICRCGAYANILDAITEVAGRDA from the coding sequence ATGTCCGAAAACGCAGAACGGGCCGATTGGGAGCCCGGCGGTCTCGGCCTCACCCGGCGCGAGACCCTGATCGTGACGGCCGCGTCGGCCGTCGCTGTGTCGGTGCCGACCTTCGCCGACGCCCAGCCGGCCGGAAGCGACGCCTCCGGCGTGTCACGCTTTGCCCTGACGGTGAACGGCCGTTCGCGTGAGCTCGAGATCGACATGCGGACGACGCTGCTCGACGCCCTGCGCGAGCATCTGCACCTGACCGGCAGCAAGAAGGGCTGCGATCACGGCCAGTGCGGCGCCTGCACGGTAATGGTCAACGGCCGTCGGATCAATTCGTGCCTCACCCTGGCGGTGATGCACCAGGGCGACGAGGTCACCACCATCGAGGGCCTCGGCACGCCGGACGATCCGCACCCGATGCAGGCCGCCTTCGTCAAGCATGACGGCTACCAGTGCGGATACTGCACGCCGGGCCAGATCTGCTCGGCGGTCGCCGTGCTGGGCGAGATCAAGGCCGGCATCCCGAGCCACGTGAGCGCCGACATCGTCGCGGCGTCGGCGGTCACCCCCGACGAGATCCGCGAGCGGATGAGCGGCAACATCTGCCGCTGCGGCGCCTACGCCAACATTCTCGACGCGATCACCGAGGTCGCCGGGAGGGACGCATGA
- a CDS encoding cupin domain-containing protein: MEILRHGSQPPAQGPAEYFTGSVRVESRFQRDEPARISGAYVTFDPGARTAWHTHPLGQTLIVTAGCGWVQREGDPIEEMRVGDIVWIPPGVKHWHGATATSAMTHMAVAERLDGANVEWMEQVSDAQYDGEASGRSEC; the protein is encoded by the coding sequence CTGGAGATCCTGCGTCACGGCTCCCAGCCGCCTGCGCAGGGACCGGCGGAATACTTCACCGGCTCCGTCCGGGTCGAGTCGCGGTTCCAGCGGGACGAGCCGGCGCGGATCAGCGGCGCCTACGTCACCTTCGATCCCGGCGCCCGGACCGCTTGGCATACCCACCCGCTCGGGCAGACCCTGATCGTGACCGCCGGATGCGGCTGGGTGCAGCGCGAAGGCGATCCAATCGAGGAAATGCGCGTCGGCGACATCGTCTGGATTCCGCCCGGCGTCAAGCACTGGCACGGCGCCACGGCGACCTCGGCCATGACCCACATGGCGGTCGCGGAACGGCTCGACGGCGCGAATGTCGAATGGATGGAGCAGGTCTCCGACGCACAGTACGACGGCGAGGCGTCCGGCCGGAGCGAGTGCTGA
- a CDS encoding xanthine dehydrogenase family protein subunit M → MRAFTYERATSPAAAAAAAIRVEGAKFIAGGTNLLDLMKLEIETPAHLIDVNGLALDTIEPTAEGGLRIGALVRNTDLAADERVRRDYGLLSRALLAGASGQLRNKATTAGNLLQRTRCPYFYDTNMPCNKRQPGSGCAAIGGFSRQLGIVGVSEACIATHPSDMAVAMRALDASVETVNADGATRAIPIAEFHRLPGETPHIETTLEAGELITAVVLPPPLGGRHVYHKVRDRASYAFALVSVGAVVQPDGSGRVALGGVAPKPWRDEAAEAAMPEGAGAVMARLLEGATPTHENTFKATLAERTLAAVLAEARE, encoded by the coding sequence ATGAGGGCCTTCACCTACGAGCGCGCCACCTCGCCGGCGGCGGCCGCTGCGGCTGCGATACGCGTCGAGGGCGCCAAGTTCATCGCGGGCGGCACCAACCTGCTCGATCTCATGAAGCTGGAGATCGAGACGCCGGCGCACCTGATTGACGTCAACGGCCTGGCGCTGGACACGATCGAGCCGACGGCCGAGGGAGGCTTGCGGATCGGCGCCCTGGTGCGCAACACCGACCTTGCCGCCGACGAGCGCGTCCGTCGCGACTACGGCCTCCTTTCCCGCGCCCTGCTCGCTGGGGCGTCCGGTCAGTTGCGCAACAAGGCGACGACGGCCGGCAACCTGCTCCAGCGGACCCGCTGTCCGTATTTCTACGACACGAACATGCCCTGCAATAAGCGTCAGCCCGGATCCGGCTGCGCCGCGATCGGCGGGTTCAGCCGGCAGCTCGGCATCGTCGGCGTCAGCGAGGCGTGCATCGCGACCCATCCCAGCGACATGGCCGTCGCCATGCGCGCGCTCGACGCCAGCGTGGAGACGGTGAACGCCGACGGCGCCACGCGCGCCATCCCGATCGCCGAGTTCCATCGCCTGCCGGGCGAAACGCCGCATATCGAGACGACGCTGGAGGCGGGCGAACTGATCACCGCCGTCGTCCTGCCGCCGCCGCTCGGCGGGAGGCATGTCTACCACAAGGTGCGCGATCGCGCGTCCTACGCCTTCGCCCTGGTCTCGGTCGGCGCGGTCGTCCAGCCCGACGGCAGCGGACGCGTCGCGCTCGGCGGCGTGGCGCCCAAGCCCTGGCGCGACGAGGCGGCCGAGGCCGCGATGCCCGAAGGAGCCGGCGCCGTCATGGCACGACTGCTCGAGGGCGCGACGCCGACGCACGAGAACACGTTCAAGGCGACACTGGCCGAGCGCACGCTGGCCGCCGTGCTCGCCGAAGCGAGGGAGTGA
- a CDS encoding DUF3320 domain-containing protein: MATEAELVSSAVADASEVMDRQAAAVSAHDNDPRRYRVTDLSDFQADAGQFFEYGYRDTLRGMIEAIVEIESPLRADILAQRLARAHGWLRMGGRIRERIELHLRDLDRTTESSGEFIWKKGTVSDVVPYRQPVSEDARRSIADIPLAELVFVVLDRPDLLDEPDPARDLARLLGVERLAAPSRTRLDEAIARARQQIDDARSAV, translated from the coding sequence ATGGCCACCGAGGCCGAACTCGTGTCGTCGGCCGTAGCTGACGCTTCCGAGGTGATGGACCGGCAAGCGGCTGCAGTTTCAGCTCACGACAATGACCCGCGACGGTATCGCGTCACCGATCTTTCCGACTTCCAGGCCGATGCCGGTCAGTTCTTCGAGTACGGCTATCGTGACACTCTGCGCGGCATGATCGAAGCCATCGTCGAGATCGAGAGTCCGTTACGTGCGGATATTCTTGCCCAGCGGCTTGCCCGGGCACATGGCTGGTTGCGCATGGGCGGACGAATTCGTGAGCGCATCGAGCTTCATCTGCGTGACCTGGACAGAACCACGGAATCGAGCGGCGAGTTCATCTGGAAGAAGGGCACCGTCTCGGACGTCGTTCCGTACCGGCAGCCGGTCAGCGAGGATGCGCGTCGATCGATCGCGGATATCCCGCTCGCCGAACTCGTCTTCGTCGTGCTCGACCGTCCCGACCTGCTGGACGAGCCGGACCCGGCGCGGGATCTGGCGCGCCTTCTCGGCGTCGAACGGCTTGCTGCGCCTTCGCGTACGCGTCTGGACGAAGCGATCGCCAGGGCTCGACAGCAGATCGACGATGCTCGATCGGCCGTGTAG